A single window of Candidatus Dadabacteria bacterium DNA harbors:
- the tmk gene encoding dTMP kinase: MSRFITFEGIDGSGKSTQARLLADYLSVKGSKVFFTKEPGEGKFGEAIRNEILDRRDIDIEPYAELCLFCADRAQHVRELILPKLKDGYTVICDRYYDSTLAYQGSGRELDPDLVFRMAVASSLDVEPDVTFFLSIPVEQALLRLKDRGRERNKMDEEPFEFHNRVDEGYRQLIEKKIPRIKVIEASGSLEETQMEIRRFFE; encoded by the coding sequence GTGAGCAGATTTATCACATTCGAGGGAATAGACGGAAGCGGCAAATCGACCCAGGCGAGGCTTCTGGCCGATTACCTCTCTGTTAAGGGAAGCAAAGTGTTTTTTACAAAGGAACCGGGCGAGGGCAAGTTCGGCGAGGCGATAAGAAACGAGATTCTCGACCGGAGGGATATCGATATTGAGCCCTATGCCGAACTTTGTCTTTTCTGCGCGGACAGGGCCCAGCACGTAAGGGAGCTCATACTGCCGAAACTGAAAGACGGTTACACGGTCATTTGCGACAGGTACTACGATTCGACCCTTGCTTACCAAGGCTCGGGAAGGGAGCTTGACCCTGACCTGGTTTTCCGCATGGCCGTGGCATCAAGTCTCGATGTTGAGCCCGACGTCACGTTTTTTCTTTCGATACCGGTTGAGCAGGCGCTTTTGAGACTCAAGGACCGCGGTAGAGAAAGAAACAAGATGGACGAGGAACCGTTTGAGTTCCATAACCGAGTGGACGAGGGTTACAGACAGCTGATTGAAAAAAAGATCCCAAGGATCAAGGTAATAGAAGCTTCCGGTTCCCTCGAGGAGACTCAGATGGAGATAAGGCGCTTTTTTGAGTGA